The Fodinibius saliphilus genomic interval AATGTGTCTCCAGAAAATATAATTGTAGGGGCAGGTTCAGAAAGCCTTATTGCTAACTTATGTCGTACATTTTTTTTGAACAATGAAGAAGCAATAACGGCCAACGCAACATTCGTTGGTTTTTTTGTACAAGCGAATATACGCGGTATCTCTTTAAAGAAAGTACCGGTTACCAATGATTATCGTTATGATTTAGATGCTATTGCAGAAGCGATATCAGAGCGAACAAAAATGGTATACATTGCCAATCCCAATAATCCTACGGGCACCTATGTTACCAAGTCTGAGTTTGAGCGTTTTATGCGGAAAGTGCCCAAAGATGCAATTGTTGTTATGGATGAAGCTTATTTTGAGTTTGCTCGCGACGTATCCGATTATCCTCATAGCCTGGATTATGAATTTGATAACGTGATTACATTGCGCACTTTTTCAAAAGCGTATGGATTGGCAGGATTTCGTATTGGGTATGGCATTGGTCCTGAACATTTAGTTAGTGAAATGAGCAAGACTAAACTCACCTTTGAACCCACAACACCCGCCCAGGCAGCAGCACTGGCGGCTTTAGGTGATACAGCGTTTTTAAAAAAGAGTAGGGATGTAGTTATAGAAGGAAAGAAGCGATTATACAAATTTTTTGAAAAACATAATGTTGATTATGTGCCTTCAATTTCAAACTCAGTAATGATGGTTTTAGCTGATGAAGAACAAGCCGTTGCTTTTACCCAGGCAATGTTAGAGGAAGGGGTGATTTTACGTCGTATCAATGCTTTTGGATTACCCAGCTGTGTGCGAATTACCATAGGACGAGAGCATGAGATGAAACATTTCGAGAGAAGTTTCGAAAAAGTTGCAGACACAAGAATTTTAAGATAAGTATTTGAATATAAGGTTTATGCCAACGAATAAAGAAGCAGAAAAAGAACTACCGGCCGTTGTTGATTCAGTTGATTGGAAACGTGTAGCTGAGCTTATGCTCACCTCTCGTGCAATGGACGATAAAGAAGAAAATGAGCTTGTTCCTAATAAGGATGTCCTTTATCAGTTTTCTGCACGGGGACATGAATTGGGACAGATATTGCTGGGGTCACAACTTAGTCATAAACATGATGCTGCCAGTGCTTACTATCGTTCTCGTCCATTGATGTTATCACTAGGGCTGGGGCTGGAAAATGCGATGGCTGCTCCGATGGCAAAATCTGGTGGATACAGCGATGGCCGTGATATAGGTGTAGTCTGTAATAAACCGGGACTTGACGGACCTACGGTATTGCCAATGGCAGGAGATGTAGGCTCACAATATACACCTGCTATCGGCTGGGCCCAAGGTATTCAATATCATAGACAGACGCTAGAACAGGAGGAGTATGATCGTGCTATTTCAGTAGTGTTGGGTGGCGAAGGATCGGTGGCTACCAACGGCTTTTGGTCGGCATTAACAATTGCTACTACCCAAGATTTACCCATCCTTTTTTATATTGAAGATAATGGATACGGAATATCTGTACCCGGTGAGTTTCAAACACCCGGAGGGAACATTGCGAAGAACCTGTATTCATTTAAAAATATCCGCATCTTTGACGGTGATGGTACAGATCCGGTTGAGGCTGCCGATTTGCTTAATCAGTCAGTAAATTATGTGAGAGACCGCAAAGGACCGGCCCTGATTCACTTAACAATGCCCCGACTCAACGGTCATTCTTATCAAGACAATCAAGCCTATAAATCAGAAGAACTTATAGAGAAAGAACGTGAGGCTGATCCACTTGATAATGTGAAATCATTCTTGGTTCCTGAGTACTTTACAGAAGAGGATTGGAGTACTGTAGAAGTAAAGGCCAAACAAAATATTGAAGAAGCTGCCGACGCTGCATTGTCGCGTTCAGAGCCCGATCCTGAAGAGACAACACGTTACGCATTTGAAGAAGAAAATGAAGATGGAACTGCAGACCTCCAGCTTATAGGTGGTTTGGCTACTTCTGGGCATACTTTCCCCGAGAGCTCCCAAACTCCGAACCCGGGTAAACAGCGTATCAACATTGTTGAAGCTATTCGTAAGACTTTGGATTATGAGCTGGAAACCAATCCCAAAGTTATGGTTTTTGGTGAGGATGTAGGGGCAAAAGGAGGTGTCCATGCTGCAACGATGGGACTTCAGACGGCTCATGGAGAATCTCGTGTTTTTGATACAAGCCTTTCAGAAGAAGGTATTATAGGCCGTTCGGTAGGCTTGGCTTACTCTGGCCTTATGCCAGTAGCAGAAATACAATTTCGCAAGTATGCTGATCCAGCTACAGAACAGTTAAACAATTGCGGTACTATTCGATGGCGTACAGCTAACAAATTTGCAGCGCCTATTGTGGTACGCATGCCTGGCGGTTTTGCAAAGTGCGGAGATCCCTGGCACAGTCTCTGTAATGAGGTGTTTTTTGCCCATGCTGTTGGGTGGCAGTTGGTGATGCCCAGTAACGCCCAAGATGCTGTTGGGTTACTCCGTTCAGCGATGCGTAGTAATAATCCTACTATATTTTTTGAACATCGAAATCTATTAGACGCTAAATATGCACGACGGCCATATCCCGGTGATAAATATATTGTTCCTCTTGGTAAAGCAAATAAGTTGCGTGACGGTAAAGAAGTTACCATTGTTACATGGGGAGCCATGTGTGAACAATGTGAAAAAGCTGCAGAGCAAACAGATATAGACGCTGAAATATTAGATCTTCGTTCAATTATGCCTTGGGATAAGAAAGCCGTAATTGAGTCGGTTCAAAAGACTAATCGCTGTCTTATTGTCCATGAAGATACAAAAACAGCTGGTTTTGGTGCTGAGATAAGTGCAGTTCTTTCAAAAGAAGCATTTAAATATTTAGATGCTCCTATTGAACGGCTAACGATGCCTGATATTCCTGTACCTCATAATGTGAACCTTATGGATGCTGTCTTGCCAAATGTGGAAAAAATAACTACGAAGTTGAATACATTGGTAAGCTTCTAATCGTCTGTTAATAAAATTCGTTTATTTTTACTATCTACTTGGTATTACCATGGGATTAAGAAAGCATGGGTACTCCTATTTGGCATTTCGATTTGGCAATAAACTTTAATTTTATAAAAAAAGGGACATTTAAAGACCAATTAATTATGGGCAAAATTACTTCCCAATGTTGGTCTTGGTGTGCGATGTTAGAGTATAAACTGTTTGTATAGAATGAAATTAAGCACAAAATTATTTATAAGTTTCTCTGTTGTAATCGTTCTCGTCGGAGGTATAGGTATAACTTCGTCATACATTAGTGAGGCTGTAAAAGATCAGGTTACCGCTGAGAGCGAACAAGCCATTGACGAGATTGAACTCGCCGGTGAGTTGGGTTTACAACTGTATCAAAGCTTGACGAGAACCCAATATTTACTAGAAGACCAGTATCGCAAAAGTTTGTCGATGAGTTTTAGCAGGGGTAATAAAACCCGAGAAGCATTGGTTGAGAATATTAATGAATCACTTAACCAATTTCGTCAAACCATCAAGAAAACAAGAGAACGTATTAAAAAAGAGCCAGCCAATATTTTTGAAAATAGAGAACCACCCAAAGATGGAGTGGAGGTGCTTAATAAGCTGGAAAAAAAATTTAGTATCTATAGTTCACTGATCGAACAGCTACAGAATATCAGTCCAGATAATTATAAAGATCAGAAAGAGTTTTTCACGGTTACAATTGAGCCGTATTTTCGAACTAATTTACTACCTCTTATTGAAAAAGGACGCGAGAAGATTCAAAATAATCATCAGCGCGAGATTGCATCTTTAAATAGCCAGTTAGACCGTATTGGCTATATGCTGCTGATAGCAACAATCGTCTCGATTGTTATTGCGGTTATATTAACATTCTTTCTGTACCGTTCTATTGCCAATCCAATTAAAAAGATTGCTGCTGCAGCAAAAAGTATTGGAGAGGGTAACCTTGATAAACGTATCGATTATAATTCAAAAGATGAGTTAGGGGAACTCAGTGAAACGTTTGATCATATGGCCGAAAGCCTGAGTAAAACTACCGTTTCCAGAGATTATGTAGATAGTATTATAGAGGCTATGGCTGATCTACTTGTCGTAACAGATGCCGACTTTAATATAACTCGTGTTAACTCTGCGGGTATAGATATGTTAGAATCTAAGGAAAAGCAACTGCTACAAAAGCCCGTTCATACAATATTTGAAGGCCCAATGGAAGAATTTTTGGCAGAGAATGGTGAAAGTAGTAGTAAGGGACATGATGCTATGTTAATAGGTAATGAAGAGTGTGATGTTTCTATTCCTGTTAGTGTTTCTAAAGGTGTTATCAGAAGTGGTAATAATGCAATAAAGGGATATGTTATTGTTGCAAGTGATATAAGTGCTGAAAAAGAAGCCCAACAAAAGATCAGTCGTTCTTTAAGGGAAAAAGAAGTACTGTTAGCTGAAATTCATCATCGCGTAAAAAATAATTTGGCTGTTATTTCGGGATTGTTACAGATGCAGATGTGGGATACAGAAAATGAGTTTGCTATTTCTGCTTTACAACAGAGCCAGCTTCGGGTACGAAGTATAGCCCTTGTCCATGAAAATTTATATCAGTCAGAAAGCCTATCACATATAGAGTTTGATACCTTCACTGAAGATCTTGTTGCTTCTATTAAAGATTCATATTTAGAAGATGGTGTCATAATCAATACTGATATCGCGGATATTGTTCTAACAGTAAGTCAGGCTATTCCTTGTTCATTAATTATTAATGAATTGATTTTTAATGCTTTTAAGGATGGTAAAGAAGCTGCTATTACTTTAGAAATGAAAAGAGAGGAAGAAGAAATCCACTTTACAATAACAGACAATGGCACTGGAATTAAAGAAGAGAGTTTTGATTCTGGCTCACTGCGTATTTCGTTACTTGAGGTATTGGCAAATCAATTGAATGCTCGCTTAAATATTGAAAAAGAAAATGGAATTAAGATTACAATCTGTTTCTCTCCTGAAGAAACTGATCCCCAGGCCGATGGCAACCTGAGTTTCGGATAATATTTAGACTAAATTGGTCTGTTTAGTATATTAAAAGCTGCGGGCAATGGTGCTTTTTATAATGAAATATAGAGATAGGTGGGAAAGACTTGCAGGGTATCTAGGGTTTTACGAAAGTATTTTCTAATAGGGTTAGTTATAGGGCTTTTCCCTTCTATTAGTTATAGTCAGCAATACAATCTTGAGAGTTTTTCTGTAAATAAAGGATTACCCCATAGCCAGGTTTCAGATATTACCCAAACAACGGATGGGTTTGTTTGGATTGGAACATATGGAGGTGGGATAACCAAGTTTGACGGAAAAAACTTTCAAAATTACTCAACACAAGAGGGCCTAAAAACGAATGTTACTGAAGTAATATATGAAGACAGTAAGAAAAATTTATGGATTGGCACACATGGCCATGGTCCAATGAAGTTGGAAGCAGATTCTATAGTTTCCGTTTTTGATGGTTTAGCAATTGATACTACTACTGTTTTAAAAATTAGTGAACCCCAAGAGAATGGAGAGGTATGGTTCGGTACAATAGATGCCGGAGTTTTTATATATGACGGTAATAATCTTAAAAAGTTAACAACGGATAATGGCTTAATAGATAATACTGTTTGGGATTTTTGGGAATCATCAGATGGAATTATCTGGCTGGCTACGCAACGTGGGATTTCAAGATTTGACGGGAAAACGTTTGATAATGTTACAACAGAAGATGGCCTTAGCGGTACTAGGACCTTCGAATTTATGCAAGCAGAAGATGGAAGATTGTGGATCGCTACTGATAGTGGGATTAGTATTTGGGATGGACAAGGTTTTTCAACAATCGAAAAGATTAACGGAACCAGGTTAGGCTTTGTTTTTGATCTGTTAGCCAGTTCTGATGGTAGCATCTGGATTGCTACTGATAAAGACGGGATATTTAAATATAAAGATGGTACGTTTTCTCAAATTTCTACCAGAAATGGGTTAAGTGAGAATTCCATTTATGAGCTTTATGAAGATAGGTACAATAATATCTGGATAGGTACTTATAACAACGGAATAGATATTTACCAGGGCCATTTTGCCAAATTTTATGGTAGAGAAATGGGATTAAGCTCTCAAAAAGTTACGAGCATCTATTTTGATAAAAACAACAGGAAGTGGGTTGGTACTTTTGAGGGGCTTTCTATGCAAGATGGTGATATATTTAAATCACTATCACTACCACAAAATATTGAAAATCGTGGAGAGGTATGGGAGATCGCAGAGCTGGAAAATGGGAATTTACTCTTTTCTATGCCGAATTATATGATTTATGAATATGATGGTAATACATACCAAAATTACAGCGAACGACACAATCTGCCCAGTCTAATTCCTTATGAATTATATGTAGATAAGAATAATACCGTGTGGATTGGGTCTAATAAGGGGGTTTTCCATATCACTGGAAAAGGTGTAGAACAGTATACTACTGATACGGGGTTACCAAGTAATGTTGTTTATCAAGTATTTGAACACAACAGATATAAATGGATAGCTACACAAGGGGGGATAAGTCGTTTTGATGGAGAAAATTTTAAAAACTATACCAACAAAGACGGTCTTCACCACCAAGAAGTGCGTTTTATTACCTCTGATGATGACGAAAACTTATGGGTTGGAACCAGCGGTGGTGTTAGTTTCTTAACAGTGGGTGAGAACGGTACTATTAGTTCCATAGAGAATATAAAAAAATCAGATGGTCTAAAGCTAACAAAGACACAGCTGTTATGGTTTGATGAGGAGGGGCACTTATGGCAGGGCACTAATGGTGGATTACATAAAATAAATGTTGCTGAATTTCAGAGATCCGGAAATGTAGAAATAGAACACTATCGTCTCTCAGATGTCGGGATCGGCGTTGAGACTAACCACAAGGCGATTCAAAAGATCAGTCCACATAAAGTATGGGTCGGGACGATGAATGGCATTTTAGAACTGGATACACAAAAGATGCATAGCAAGAAGGGGGAGATTCCAGTTTATATAACAGATATTGAACGTAATGCGACATCAATTAAGGGTAGTGATTTTGCTGATATCTTAGAATATCAATTTGGGAGGCCGGTTTTTCAGAACTTGGAGTTTCCATATGGACAACATACCTATACGTTCAACTATCTGAGCCCAAGTTTTGGTTCTGACACAGATATAACATACAGACATAAATTAAAGGGTTTTGAGAACAAATGGTCTCAACCGTCTGAAATGACTCAGGCGACGTTTACAAGCCTGGCACCCGGTGATTACACTTTTCAAGTACAAGCAATTATTGGAAACAGCAGTCAGGTAGTTAATGAAGCATCAGTTCGGTTTGTAGTTGAAAATCCTTTTTGGCAAACCTATTGGTTTTATGCTGTAGTTTTTTTGGCTTTTGTAGGATTAGTATATACGTATATTCAGTTTAGAGTACATAAGATTGAGAAAGATCGACTTAAAGAACTTGTTGATGAGCAAACAAAAGATCTAACAGAAGCCTTAGAAGAAAAGGAAGTTCTGATCAAAGAAATTCATCACCGTGTTAAAAATAATCTTGCGGTAATATCTGGTCTGCTGGAACTTCAAGTGGGGCATACCGAGGATGAATTTAGTAGTCGTATATTATCTGAAAGCCAACGACGTGTACAGTCTATCTCAATGATTCATGAGAAATTATATCAAAGTGAACGGTTGGCAGAAATTAAGGTTGAAAAATATGTAAAAGAGCTTATCAGCTATATATCATACTCTTTTAATAATCCTGAGAAGAGTATTGAGGTTAAAACTGAAATCGATGAGTTCAAACTGGGAGTTGACCAAGGGATACCTTGTGGTTTAATATTGAATGAACTTGTTAGTAATGCTTATGAACATGCGTTCAAAAACAGCGACCAAGGTATAATTCAAATAAAAATACAAGAAGACAGCAATCGGAACATTACATTCTCTGTAAGTGATAATGGTTGTGGTGTTGACGAGAATTATAAAGAGGGACATAATCAATCATTAGGCCTAACGCTAGTAGAAACATTGTGTGAACAACTCAATGGAAATTGGAAATTAGAAAATACGGGAGATGGCACACGGTTTGTTCTTCATTTTAAGAAAGAAGAAGCTTCTTTACGTGTACCTGTGTCGTAACAGCTAACAGATGGTTATTAACAGCCTTTTAATTAAAGATTGTAATTTTTTCTGAGTATAGATTCTTTTATCTTCATCGCTGATGGATAGGAAACTATACCTAAAGTATTGATTTCTTTTAAGATCAGAATAGTAGTTACGGTTAGGGTATAAAGTGAATTGCTGTTACCTTCTTAAAAGAATAAAATTGGAGTGGCGCAATATTAGTGGGGATGGTTAAATTAAGTTTTAAGGCATACTAATGAGACACATATGTTCAAACATGTATAAGACATTTTATATTTTCTTATTATTGTTTGGGATACCTGCTGTTGGGTTGACCCAACACTTCGATTTTAAAATCTATTCTGTGAATAATGGCCTCCCTCAGGCACAAGTTCATGATATGGTTCAAACCAGTGATGGTTTTATCTGGATGGCTACAAATGGAGGTGGGTTAAGTCGATTCGACGGGAATACGTTCAAAACTTATACTACCGAAGACGGGTTACGTAACAACGCTGTACAAAATATATATGAAGATTCTAAGGGAAGACTTTGGGTAGCTAATTATCCGGGTGGGGTAGTAACATTTGAAAAAGATAGTCTAGTAAATCCTTTTCCTCAAGACTCCCTGACCCAGTACGAAGTATGGCAAATTAATGAATTTAATAATGAAGTTTGGTTCGGAACTTATGCCGGTGGAATTTTCATATTGAAAGAGGAAGGTGGAGAGTTCCAACGGATTCAGAAGAAAGATGGCTTAGTAAGCAATTCGATATGGGACTTCAAACAATTTAACGACAGTACTATTTGGGTTGCTACTCAGCATGGGGTTTCAGTATTGAGGGAAGGTGAGATCACAAATTATACTGTTGAAGATGGGTTGAGTGGTAGCAAAGTATATCAAATTACTGAAGATCAGGAAGGTAATAAGTGGTTCGCAACAAGCGATGGTATCTCTATATGGGATGGGGAAGAGTTTCGGTCGGTTAAAAAAATTAACGGTGTAGATTTAGGATATGTCTTTGATGTTAAAACAGCTACCGATGGAGATGTCTGGATAGGTACAGAAAGTAAAGGGGTCTTTGTTTTTGATGGCTCTACTTACAGGCATTTTACGCGAGAAAATGGTCTCAGCAGTAATTATATATACACATTTTTTGAAGATGCTGAGAATAACATGTGGATTGCAACGGACGAGAATGGGGTAAATCTTTATCGTGGTGATGCATTCAAATTCTATGGTGAAAATTTTGGAGTTTCCTCTGATGGTATTCTCAGTGTTACTGTCGACAGTAAAGATGTAATATGGTTAGGTACCGAAAAAGGAATAGATTCATTTGACGGAGAGAAGATAACCCACCATCCACTACCAGAAAAGTATGCCGAGAGTTATGTTTGGGAGATTGAGGAGTTACCTAATGGTAATTTGTTATTGTTGATGCCTGATAATACGCTGCTGGAGTATGATGGAAATAGATATCAAAATTTTACTAAAGAGCATGGTTTAAAACAATGGTTCATTTATGATGTTTTTATTGATTCTCAAGACATATTTTGGTTAGCGACAGACTATGGTATTATTCGCTTAAACGATGGTAACATTGAACACTTTACCATTGAAGATGGTTTGGTGGGTAATATTGTGCATCATATCTACGAAAATCATCAAGGAAAACTGTATATTGCGACTACGGCCGGTTTAGGTATTTATGATGGAGAAAATTGGCAAAAAGTGACCATCAAAGATGGTTTGGGGCATAACAGGATCAACTATATTACAGAAGATGAAAAGGGTAATATCTGGCTGGGAACTGCGTCTGGGGTCTCTGTATTGGAGCCTCGCCAATCAGGCGAAAAATATGATATTACCAATTTTGGGAAAGATGAAGGTATGCATTTGCTAGACACGCACTTTGTCTGGTTTGATAAGGAGGGGCACTTATGGCAGGGTACAAATGGGGGGCTAAATCGTCTCAATGTACCTAGATTTTGGGAGACCCGAGAAATGAGGTTGGTGCACCACAAGTTATTTGAAGAAGGCTTAGGAGCCGAATTTAATTTCAAAGCAGTGGCCGAAGAATCAGCTGGCAGTGCTTGGTTCGGGAGCATGGAAGGTGTTATGAAGTTAGATATTTCAAAACTTAATAACAGCAGTAAATCTACTCCTTTAAACGTTTATATTACCGGTATCAGGAGAAATGCTAAAACAGTTAAATGGGAGAATTACGATACTGATGTTAACTACGAAACTGGAAGGTTGCTCTTTCCATCTGTTACCTTTCCTCATGGTGAACATACCTATACTTTTTCTTTTTCGGGATTGAATTATCGTAAGCCTGAGAATATGGAGTACCGGTACAAAATGAAGGGGTTTGAAGATGGATGGTCTCCACTTTCCTCAAGTAGCACTGCTACTTATACAAACTTAGAACCTGGTGATTATACTTTGATGATTCAGGCGGTGGGCGGTTCCCCGAAAAGGGAGTCCAAGATTACAACATACCAGTTTTCAGTTGCATACCCCTTCTGGCAAACCTATTGGTTCTATGCTCTGGTTTCTGTGAGTTTAATTGGGCTTATATATGGATATATTCGAGTTCGTTTGGGAATGCTTGAAAAAAACAGGTTACAAGAACTTGTAGATGAACGGACAAAAGATCTGCAAGAAGCACTAGGTGAAAAGGAAGTATTAATTAAAGAGATTCACCATCGTGTTAAAAATAACCTTGCCGTAATATCAGGGCTTTTGGAGCTACAACAGGGATATTCAGAGGATGGGTTTTCAAGAAGGGTTCTTTCTGAAAGCCAGCGGCGGGTACAGTCGATTTCTATGATCCATGAAAAGTTGTACCAAAGTGAACGGCTTGCCGAGATTAATTTTAAAAAATACGTCAAGGAATTTATTGATATTGTAGCATACTCATTTAATTATACAGAAAAAGATATTACTGTAGATGTTGATGTAGGTGATTTTAAGCTGGGGGTAGATCAAGGAATACCTTGCGGGCTGATATTAAATGAGCTTGTGAGCAATGCTTACGAACATGCGTTTAAAAATCAGGATACGGGACGTATTCAAATAAAGATGGAGGAAGATGAAGAACACAATATTAAGCTTATCATAGCTGATAACGGGCAGGGATTACCCGAAGACTTTGATATTAGCAAAAGTGATAGCTTGGGACTGTCCCTCATAGATACCCTTTCCATGCAGCTGAAAGGTGATTTTGAATTCCGTAATACTGGAAACGGAGCAGAATTTGAGCTGGTGTTTGAAAAGAAGCAAGCTCCTTTAAAAGTACCGACAGAGAACTAAACTATAACGCTAAATAATGTTGGCGTTTATCTTCAGGGAACTTTTCTATAGCATATCGTAGCATCGTTCGAGGCATTTCAGTAGCATGTTGTTCTAAAAAATTCTCTTCACGTATACGATCACGATTTCCTACTTCTCGCAACATCCATCCAACGGCCTTGTGAATAAGATGATGGTTATCACGCAGTAGTATCTTCGCGAGGGCTAGTGTATCTTTATACTCTTCTTGACGGATAAAATATAAGGTACTTATAATGGCAATGCGTCGTTCCCACAGGTTATTCGATTTAGCCCAGCTATACAGTATTGCCCGATTATGATCCACAAGATAGCGACCGGCAATATTGTGAGCAGAACTGTCTACAAGATCCCAGTTGTTGACGTACTTGGTGTTCCGTTTATAGAGATTAAACAGCTCTTTACGGGATTGATCATCAGCTTTTTGGGTTTGT includes:
- a CDS encoding DNA alkylation repair protein, whose product is MNHMEVQQALRENENPERAERSQKFFKTGPGEYGEGDRFLGIPMPQIRAIAKNYDELSLPETEKLLQSKWHEERLCALVIMVQQTQKADDQSRKELFNLYKRNTKYVNNWDLVDSSAHNIAGRYLVDHNRAILYSWAKSNNLWERRIAIISTLYFIRQEEYKDTLALAKILLRDNHHLIHKAVGWMLREVGNRDRIREENFLEQHATEMPRTMLRYAIEKFPEDKRQHYLAL